In Gemmatimonadota bacterium, a single window of DNA contains:
- a CDS encoding GNAT family N-acetyltransferase, producing MNKVTTYYLEMKSSSSLKEKTESNGLQVHECEIKQYQFNKFLYQFIGGPWDWTNKLSWSDEQWKAHVENDNLRTWLAQYKGAPAGYYELHKQDDGNVEILYFGLATKFIGQGFGGYLLSHAIKSAWKWGQTKRVWVHTCTLDHPHALQNYKARGLEVYRVETGDHE from the coding sequence ATGAACAAAGTCACCACATATTATCTCGAAATGAAATCGTCATCTTCGCTAAAAGAAAAAACAGAATCAAACGGACTGCAAGTACACGAATGCGAAATCAAACAATATCAATTTAACAAATTCCTATATCAATTCATAGGCGGACCCTGGGATTGGACAAATAAACTCTCCTGGTCAGATGAACAATGGAAAGCGCACGTAGAGAACGACAACCTGAGAACATGGCTTGCGCAGTACAAAGGCGCGCCTGCTGGGTACTACGAACTCCATAAGCAAGATGATGGCAACGTCGAAATCCTCTATTTTGGTCTGGCTACCAAATTCATCGGACAGGGCTTTGGGGGTTATCTCTTATCCCATGCAATAAAATCTGCCTGGAAGTGGGGACAAACAAAAAGAGTATGGGTGCATACCTGCACCCTTGATCATCCACATGCACTGCAAAATTACAAAGCACGGGGCCTGGAAGTCTATCGCGTGGAGACTGGCGACCATGAGTAG
- a CDS encoding SUMF1/EgtB/PvdO family nonheme iron enzyme — protein sequence MGDILKFLRVLIGMGLIANCGDDYPVQPESEGELVEEMVEIPAGEFVMGTNEFGRDEGPEHVVFLDAFRIDRFEVVNADYRLFVATTGRDPSACADSVGFNAARQPVVGVTWFDAQDFCAWAGKRLCSEAEWEKAAGGDGRIYPWGNEDPDPTRLNFNGHVGKPSTVGSFPNGMSPFEVADLSGNVWEWVADWHRVDYYRNSPRENPQGPESGSLRVMRGGSWVNGAPAVRVQERGRLNPRWQGKDIGFRCCR from the coding sequence ATGGGCGATATTTTAAAATTTTTGCGCGTGCTCATTGGGATGGGGTTGATAGCTAATTGTGGCGATGATTATCCCGTTCAGCCAGAATCAGAGGGCGAGTTGGTTGAGGAGATGGTCGAAATTCCAGCGGGCGAATTTGTGATGGGTACCAATGAATTTGGGCGGGATGAAGGTCCCGAGCATGTGGTGTTTTTAGATGCTTTCCGGATTGATCGCTTTGAGGTGGTGAACGCGGATTACAGATTATTCGTTGCGACTACAGGACGCGATCCTTCAGCGTGTGCCGATTCTGTGGGGTTTAATGCCGCGCGGCAACCGGTGGTTGGTGTGACCTGGTTTGATGCACAGGATTTTTGCGCGTGGGCAGGCAAGCGGTTGTGTTCCGAGGCGGAGTGGGAAAAGGCCGCGGGTGGCGATGGGCGTATTTATCCCTGGGGCAATGAGGATCCCGATCCGACGCGATTGAATTTTAATGGGCATGTGGGCAAGCCCTCGACTGTGGGTAGTTTTCCCAATGGTATGAGTCCTTTTGAGGTGGCGGATTTGTCGGGTAATGTGTGGGAGTGGGTGGCGGATTGGCATCGCGTGGATTATTATCGCAATAGCCCGCGGGAAAATCCCCAGGGACCAGAGAGCGGGAGCTTGCGCGTGATGCGCGGCGGCAGTTGGGTAAATGGCGCACCAGCCGTGCGGGTTCAGGAGCGCGGACGGCTCAATCCCAGATGGCAGGGGAAGGATATCGGGTTCCGCTGTTGCCGGTAG
- a CDS encoding type II toxin-antitoxin system VapC family toxin, with product MIFDTDVVIWVFRGHEGAAKLVESINDRQISIVTYMEFIQGARNRQELKKIKGFLTDHAFQTLPLTENIGHRASVYMEEYTLNTALYLADALIAATAIEHHVTLCTANRKHYRQINELNLKIFRP from the coding sequence ATGATTTTTGATACCGATGTTGTGATATGGGTCTTCAGAGGTCATGAAGGGGCTGCAAAACTCGTTGAAAGTATCAATGATCGCCAAATATCAATTGTTACGTATATGGAATTTATCCAAGGAGCGAGAAATCGGCAGGAATTAAAAAAAATCAAGGGTTTTCTCACTGATCACGCCTTTCAGACTCTACCTCTCACTGAAAATATCGGACATAGAGCATCTGTATATATGGAAGAATATACCCTTAATACAGCACTGTATCTGGCAGATGCCTTAATTGCAGCAACAGCTATTGAACATCATGTAACCCTTTGTACAGCCAACAGAAAACACTATCGCCAAATCAACGAACTCAATCTAAAAATCTTTCGTCCTTGA
- a CDS encoding type II toxin-antitoxin system Phd/YefM family antitoxin, with protein MKASILDLRRRMKDVLLALDRNETVTIFYRGKEKAILSPTRKQINKSVKDHEAFGMWRDRKDTADVDAYVRNMRKGRLNDF; from the coding sequence ATGAAAGCATCTATTCTCGACTTAAGACGACGCATGAAAGATGTTTTGCTCGCACTTGACCGCAACGAAACGGTCACCATTTTTTATCGAGGCAAAGAAAAAGCCATCCTGTCTCCCACCCGAAAGCAAATAAACAAATCTGTAAAAGACCATGAAGCTTTTGGGATGTGGCGAGACAGAAAAGATACGGCAGACGTTGATGCTTACGTCCGCAATATGAGAAAAGGCCGCTTGAATGATTTTTGA
- a CDS encoding type II toxin-antitoxin system MqsA family antitoxin, which yields MKTGCAFCGHKELRSCQTQYIYRYDGKFLIVDDVPCLQCVYCGEQYFEGQVLRDIEKRFNELHVHGQKASKEVQIPVEHFTDLCQA from the coding sequence ATGAAAACAGGATGTGCTTTTTGTGGTCATAAAGAACTCCGGTCTTGCCAAACGCAATATATTTACCGGTACGATGGCAAATTCCTTATCGTGGATGATGTGCCCTGTCTCCAGTGTGTGTATTGCGGCGAGCAATATTTTGAAGGTCAGGTATTGCGGGATATTGAAAAACGATTCAATGAACTTCATGTCCATGGACAGAAAGCGAGCAAGGAAGTTCAGATTCCCGTAGAGCACTTCACGGACCTTTGCCAGGCCTAA
- a CDS encoding DUF4258 domain-containing protein, whose amino-acid sequence MFDIVWIKSKIKVGEYYFSRHGDQERQNDNLTIAEVEEALLTGRILEQYEDTGRGESCLIAGFTTHGKPLHIVCGEIANRVVIITVYIPTPPKFTTPYERGSE is encoded by the coding sequence ATGTTTGATATAGTCTGGATAAAAAGCAAAATCAAAGTTGGCGAGTACTACTTTTCGAGACATGGCGATCAGGAAAGGCAAAATGACAACTTGACCATTGCTGAAGTAGAAGAAGCTCTGCTGACGGGACGAATTCTTGAGCAGTACGAAGACACGGGCAGAGGGGAAAGTTGCCTGATAGCCGGTTTTACGACACATGGCAAACCTCTGCATATTGTGTGTGGCGAAATTGCGAACCGCGTGGTCATTATTACCGTCTATATTCCAACGCCACCAAAATTCACAACCCCTTATGAACGAGGTTCAGAATGA
- a CDS encoding DUF2806 domain-containing protein, translating into MSKKELPAEDAGIDAAELGINTAIESIAGVPIPKPVRQNALKAFGRLCSAAIEIPIASWEGIAAEKKALAEARVKLIETTATQIANQMEEDKEYARVAFQKYGQKIIREQVNLDQISEEAARQLKDTDNAQIGEEIGQIDDDWLNHFEKEACQRSTEDMQLLFGKILAGEIRRPSSFSIKAVKIMGEIDKATANLFKRLCSMCIVMGIPGTNQIFDARVVSLSGNAGNNALQKYGLGFDELNILHEYGLIIADYNSWRDYRSSIAYKNNVVILGFSHQNTYWGLLPEEERKDGQALKLHGVALSQVGRELLNIVEVEPIENYTNDLIEFFAKRKLKMVPISEEKGT; encoded by the coding sequence ATGTCGAAAAAAGAACTACCTGCTGAAGATGCGGGAATTGACGCTGCTGAACTTGGTATTAATACAGCCATTGAATCAATTGCAGGAGTACCTATTCCTAAGCCAGTTAGGCAGAATGCATTAAAAGCCTTTGGTCGTCTCTGTTCAGCAGCTATAGAGATACCTATTGCTTCTTGGGAAGGCATCGCTGCTGAAAAAAAAGCCCTCGCTGAAGCACGAGTAAAACTTATTGAAACGACTGCAACACAAATAGCCAACCAAATGGAAGAGGATAAAGAATATGCGCGAGTTGCTTTTCAAAAATATGGACAAAAAATCATCCGAGAACAGGTAAATCTCGACCAAATCAGCGAGGAAGCCGCACGCCAGCTTAAAGACACTGACAACGCTCAGATAGGTGAAGAGATCGGACAAATAGACGACGATTGGCTTAATCATTTTGAGAAGGAAGCCTGTCAGCGAAGCACCGAAGATATGCAGCTACTATTTGGAAAGATTCTCGCAGGAGAGATTCGCCGCCCTTCGTCCTTTTCGATTAAAGCTGTGAAGATTATGGGTGAAATAGATAAAGCAACCGCCAACTTGTTCAAGAGACTTTGCTCAATGTGCATTGTAATGGGAATCCCGGGTACGAACCAAATATTTGACGCTCGCGTGGTATCTCTATCTGGAAATGCCGGAAACAATGCACTTCAGAAATACGGATTAGGCTTTGATGAACTCAATATTTTACATGAGTATGGGTTGATCATTGCTGACTACAATTCCTGGCGTGACTATCGGTCATCCATTGCCTACAAGAACAATGTCGTCATACTTGGATTTTCACATCAAAATACTTATTGGGGCTTGTTACCCGAGGAAGAACGAAAAGATGGACAAGCACTAAAACTACATGGGGTCGCTTTATCCCAAGTGGGACGAGAGTTGCTTAACATAGTAGAAGTAGAACCGATTGAGAATTACACTAATGATCTCATTGAATTTTTTGCTAAAAGAAAACTGAAGATGGTACCAATATCAGAAGAGAAAGGAACATGA
- a CDS encoding tetratricopeptide repeat protein: MNENDQLNSVLEKIQEIVKLSANGDYLYRGEPECYEKVSSGLYREYSDIEAENFGIEAVQEEILEAAKSYTSQTDDFEILTELQHYGYNTNLIDFTTNYNIALFFACDSSPDKDGRIILLRKTNSHIVEPQSPVNRIIAQKSIFVRPSKGFIEPDETVLIPNNLKQPLLEYLRNCQDITAETIYNDLHGFIRYQNVHHSAYAEFFTGLTYQEEDYAKAIEHYSKAIELNPKIVNAYNNRGVAYSENDEVERAIKDYNKAIELNPELAEAYLSRGIYWLRLQKWQEARSDLIVAKNKGADIIKEFCDTFKNVAEFEQKYDVKLPEDIAAMLTQE, encoded by the coding sequence ATGAACGAAAATGACCAGTTAAACAGCGTTTTGGAAAAAATCCAGGAGATAGTGAAACTATCTGCCAACGGCGACTATCTCTACCGTGGAGAACCTGAATGCTACGAAAAAGTGTCTTCAGGTCTCTACCGCGAATACTCGGACATTGAGGCCGAGAATTTTGGCATTGAGGCTGTCCAAGAGGAAATTCTGGAAGCTGCCAAAAGCTATACTTCCCAAACTGACGACTTTGAAATACTGACCGAACTCCAGCATTACGGCTACAATACTAATCTCATAGATTTTACTACCAATTACAATATCGCTCTTTTCTTTGCCTGTGACAGCAGTCCAGACAAAGACGGGCGAATCATCCTGCTTCGAAAAACAAACTCCCATATCGTCGAACCACAGAGTCCAGTCAATCGCATCATTGCCCAAAAGAGTATATTTGTTCGACCATCCAAGGGTTTTATTGAGCCGGATGAGACTGTCCTCATACCGAATAATTTGAAGCAACCTCTCCTGGAATACCTACGTAATTGCCAGGACATAACTGCTGAAACCATTTACAATGATCTCCACGGATTTATTAGATATCAGAATGTCCACCACAGTGCCTATGCGGAGTTTTTCACGGGGCTTACGTACCAAGAAGAGGACTACGCAAAAGCCATCGAACATTACAGCAAGGCTATTGAACTCAATCCGAAAATAGTCAATGCCTATAACAATCGCGGCGTTGCTTACAGCGAAAATGATGAAGTTGAACGTGCTATCAAGGACTATAACAAGGCCATAGAACTAAACCCAGAGCTTGCCGAAGCCTATCTCAGTCGTGGTATATATTGGCTGCGTTTGCAAAAATGGCAAGAAGCCAGATCAGACCTGATTGTTGCCAAGAACAAGGGTGCCGATATTATCAAAGAATTTTGTGATACTTTCAAAAATGTTGCGGAATTTGAGCAAAAATATGATGTGAAATTGCCGGAGGACATCGCGGCGATGCTAACGCAAGAGTGA
- a CDS encoding PEP-CTERM sorting domain-containing protein, translating to MTQQFALILIAYLTITSCTATKGATEAEFSFTFQSDAEGWTAGFADLPANFDPSIYELDSGYRPLPPGLEGNGLYIQGHNRSDDLFMFFKRRIDGLKADATYAVFASLDLATNVPSNTFGIGGSPGESVYVKAGASTVEPVAEGENLRLNIDKGNQSNGGASMVVIGNVAHPEVSGREFRLKSLDNADNPVHVTTDSKGGIWLIVGTDSGFEGLSTFYYARIAYTLKVVESPNSGASLLGPNDRSVD from the coding sequence ATGACACAACAATTTGCTCTTATTCTTATCGCCTACCTGACGATTACATCCTGTACCGCCACGAAGGGTGCAACCGAGGCTGAGTTCAGCTTCACTTTTCAAAGCGATGCCGAAGGCTGGACAGCCGGATTTGCCGATCTTCCCGCCAACTTCGATCCATCAATCTACGAACTCGACTCCGGTTATCGCCCTCTGCCACCAGGTCTCGAAGGCAATGGCCTCTACATCCAGGGACACAATCGCAGCGATGACCTCTTCATGTTTTTCAAGAGGCGGATTGACGGACTTAAGGCAGATGCGACCTACGCGGTATTCGCCTCCCTCGACCTGGCGACCAACGTTCCGTCCAACACCTTTGGCATCGGTGGCTCTCCCGGCGAGAGCGTGTACGTAAAAGCGGGCGCATCTACCGTTGAACCTGTAGCAGAAGGGGAAAACCTCAGACTGAACATCGACAAGGGAAACCAGTCCAACGGCGGCGCGTCAATGGTCGTTATAGGAAACGTCGCTCATCCCGAGGTTAGCGGCAGAGAGTTTCGGCTCAAGTCTCTTGACAACGCCGACAATCCAGTGCATGTCACTACTGACAGCAAGGGCGGGATCTGGTTGATCGTCGGTACCGACTCTGGCTTTGAAGGACTGAGCACATTCTACTACGCCCGCATTGCCTACACACTCAAAGTAGTGGAATCCCCCAACTCGGGAGCTTCACTTCTCGGGCCGAATGACCGGAGTGTGGATTAG